A window of the Cystobacter fuscus genome harbors these coding sequences:
- a CDS encoding cytochrome-c peroxidase, with product MRSWKAWVLPSLMCGLVACDMGPSPNESRAPGTPEATAGLRAEVKAPVAALQPKELLGRLLFFDKRLSEPPGQACASCHHPSTGWMGPDTHANGTGGVHEGAVPGRFGNRKPPSSAYATRAPIFQPAIWAEGVFVGGSFWDGRATGEELGTPATDQAQLPFLNPVEQNNPNEAAVVAKVCTGPYAAHFLLLYGWTMCQPGQVARAYDNIARAIAAYEASSEMNPFSSKYDAYLAGRARLTDQELRGLGLFEGKALCSSCHLSQRGARGEPPLFTDHTYANLGVPRNPLNPWYEQREFNPRGWEWTDQGLGAFLQTRPEWRRYARENLGKQKVPTLRNVDKRPNPAFVKAYMHNGYFKDLKSVVHFYNTRDALPVCRAEGSREQAVPGVDCWPSPEVKQNVDTSQMGNLGLTSEEEDALVAFLRTLSDGYVQR from the coding sequence ATGCGTTCGTGGAAAGCCTGGGTGCTTCCATCCCTGATGTGTGGACTGGTGGCCTGTGACATGGGCCCCTCTCCGAATGAGTCGCGGGCGCCAGGAACACCGGAAGCGACGGCCGGGTTGCGCGCGGAGGTGAAGGCCCCCGTGGCGGCGCTCCAACCCAAGGAGTTGCTCGGCAGGCTGTTGTTCTTCGACAAGAGGCTCTCCGAGCCACCCGGTCAAGCGTGTGCGTCCTGCCATCACCCGTCGACGGGCTGGATGGGACCGGACACGCACGCCAATGGGACCGGGGGCGTGCACGAGGGCGCTGTCCCGGGGCGGTTCGGCAATCGCAAGCCTCCCTCGAGCGCCTACGCCACGCGCGCCCCCATCTTCCAACCGGCCATCTGGGCGGAGGGGGTCTTCGTGGGGGGCAGCTTCTGGGATGGCCGCGCCACGGGCGAGGAGCTGGGCACTCCCGCCACGGACCAGGCGCAGCTGCCCTTCCTCAACCCGGTGGAGCAGAACAACCCCAACGAGGCGGCCGTCGTCGCCAAGGTGTGCACCGGGCCCTACGCGGCGCACTTCCTTCTGCTCTACGGGTGGACCATGTGCCAGCCGGGCCAGGTGGCGCGGGCCTACGACAACATCGCCCGGGCCATCGCGGCCTACGAGGCCTCGTCCGAGATGAATCCCTTCTCCTCCAAGTACGATGCGTACCTGGCCGGGCGCGCCCGTCTGACGGACCAGGAGCTGCGGGGCCTGGGGCTCTTCGAGGGCAAGGCGCTGTGCTCCAGTTGTCACCTGAGCCAGCGCGGGGCCCGCGGCGAGCCGCCCCTCTTCACCGACCACACCTATGCGAACCTCGGCGTGCCGCGCAACCCGCTCAACCCCTGGTACGAGCAGCGCGAGTTCAACCCGCGGGGCTGGGAGTGGACGGACCAGGGCCTGGGGGCCTTCCTGCAGACGCGCCCGGAGTGGCGGCGGTACGCGCGGGAGAACCTCGGGAAGCAGAAGGTCCCCACCTTGCGCAACGTGGACAAGCGGCCCAACCCGGCCTTCGTCAAAGCCTACATGCACAACGGTTACTTCAAGGACCTCAAGAGCGTGGTGCACTTCTACAACACGCGCGACGCCCTGCCCGTGTGCCGCGCGGAAGGCTCCCGAGAGCAAGCCGTCCCCGGCGTCGATTGCTGGCCGTCCCCCGAGGTGAAGCAGAACGTCGACACCAGCCAGATGGGCAACCTCGGCCTCACCTCCGAGGAGGAAGACGCCCTCGTCGCCTTCCTGCGAACCTTGTCGGACGGCTACGTCCAGCGCTGA
- a CDS encoding MEDS domain-containing protein: MHDQLRPSGLSVVGSLPWGAHFCQFYEGREDLVDSLVPYFKAGLDNNETCLWVTSEPLRAEDARTALRQVVPDLEARERRNQIEIINHQDWYARTGKADPDATLRGWVEREERALADGFAGLRLTGNTYWVERSDWNGFVDYEARVSRTFQGRHIIGMCSYCLGRCQPHDILDVVANHQFALTRRAGHWQMIESAALCMAKNELQRLNAELERRVLERTAALAHAVQARDDFLSVASHELKTPITSLQLYVQGMVRAQSKGMLSAEQLNARLSRIQEQCGRLEKLINNLLDVSRADARAPVLQRESFDMSELVAETVERFAEEFTRARCQVTVEAREAIVGCWDRMRVEQALTNLLQNAARYAPGAPVHIRVQAEGPWVRIVVRDGGPGVSEKDHERIFERFVQAGSQTFAGGFGLGLWIVKQMVEAHQGSVTLSSRPGAGATFTLMLPLD; encoded by the coding sequence ATGCACGATCAACTCAGGCCCAGCGGACTCTCGGTCGTCGGCTCCCTACCCTGGGGGGCACACTTCTGCCAGTTCTATGAGGGGCGGGAAGATCTCGTGGACTCGCTCGTGCCCTATTTCAAGGCGGGCCTCGACAACAACGAGACGTGTCTGTGGGTGACCTCGGAGCCTCTTCGGGCCGAAGACGCCCGGACGGCGCTTCGTCAGGTCGTCCCGGACCTCGAGGCGCGGGAGCGGCGCAATCAGATCGAGATCATCAACCACCAGGACTGGTACGCGCGCACGGGAAAGGCGGACCCGGACGCCACCCTGCGCGGATGGGTCGAGCGGGAGGAGCGGGCCCTGGCGGATGGGTTCGCCGGGCTGCGGCTGACGGGGAATACGTACTGGGTCGAGCGCTCGGATTGGAATGGCTTCGTCGATTACGAGGCCCGCGTCTCGCGCACCTTCCAGGGCCGTCACATCATCGGGATGTGTAGCTATTGCCTGGGCCGCTGCCAGCCGCATGACATCCTCGACGTGGTCGCCAACCACCAGTTCGCCCTCACTCGCCGGGCGGGCCACTGGCAGATGATCGAGAGTGCCGCGCTGTGCATGGCGAAGAATGAGCTGCAGCGCCTCAACGCCGAGCTCGAACGCCGGGTCCTCGAGCGCACCGCCGCGCTCGCGCACGCGGTCCAGGCACGCGATGATTTTCTCTCCGTCGCGTCGCACGAGTTGAAGACGCCCATCACCTCGCTCCAGCTCTATGTGCAGGGCATGGTTCGCGCCCAGTCCAAGGGGATGCTGAGCGCGGAACAGCTCAATGCCCGGCTGAGCCGGATCCAGGAGCAGTGCGGCCGGCTGGAGAAGCTCATCAACAACCTGCTGGATGTGTCGCGTGCGGATGCCAGGGCGCCGGTGCTCCAGCGGGAGTCCTTCGACATGTCGGAGCTGGTGGCGGAGACCGTGGAGCGCTTCGCGGAGGAGTTCACGCGGGCCCGCTGCCAGGTCACCGTCGAGGCGCGCGAGGCCATCGTGGGCTGCTGGGACAGGATGCGTGTCGAGCAGGCGCTCACCAACCTGTTGCAGAACGCGGCCCGCTACGCCCCGGGCGCTCCGGTGCACATCCGGGTGCAGGCGGAAGGTCCCTGGGTGAGGATCGTCGTGCGAGACGGCGGGCCGGGAGTCTCCGAGAAGGACCACGAGCGGATATTCGAGCGTTTCGTCCAGGCGGGGAGCCAGACGTTCGCGGGAGGATTCGGCCTGGGGCTGTGGATCGTGAAGCAGATGGTGGAGGCCCACCAGGGCAGCGTGACGCTCTCCAGCCGGCCCGGGGCGGGCGCCACATTCACGCTCATGCTGCCGCTCGACTGA
- a CDS encoding LuxR family transcriptional regulator, with the protein MDSLPGLNEAELDLALSVADDLNSSLELETMFSNAREGLGRLIPMDAMALCISRPLGETLGYDWMPSGLDSSFFHHYQEVAPYDFVQASTTRAPNTVLRDSQMIPRAQLIRNPMYERLRELGQPIEHCMSVSLWVSPEWHGGVTLYSARRRPFSTRHQARMQWLTPRLARAISHCRTYAQTRSQASLLREVATRQGPFILVQGARLEHWTPTPSATALLAEWFSPSELAGGRLPEEFRARLASLARRAGGPDDGPEVWLKQGTDKDLRVSFESLPVLDSERAWLLQLQEKRSFIPLPESWRGRISNREAEVVSLAFRFWDYATIAEHLKIKVNTVKQHIESACDELAADNLKKLMALALSEV; encoded by the coding sequence GTGGATTCATTGCCGGGCTTGAATGAGGCGGAACTGGACCTCGCCCTCTCCGTCGCTGACGACCTCAACAGCTCCTTGGAGCTCGAGACGATGTTCTCCAACGCCCGGGAAGGGCTGGGCAGGTTGATTCCCATGGATGCCATGGCGTTGTGTATCTCCCGACCACTGGGGGAGACCCTCGGATACGACTGGATGCCCTCGGGGTTGGATTCCTCTTTCTTCCATCACTACCAGGAAGTGGCGCCGTATGACTTCGTGCAGGCCAGCACGACGCGCGCTCCCAACACGGTCCTCCGGGACTCGCAGATGATTCCGCGTGCCCAGCTGATCCGTAATCCCATGTACGAGCGCTTGCGCGAACTCGGCCAGCCCATCGAGCACTGCATGTCGGTGTCGCTCTGGGTGAGCCCCGAGTGGCATGGCGGCGTGACGCTCTACAGCGCCCGGCGCAGGCCCTTCTCCACCCGTCATCAGGCGCGCATGCAGTGGCTGACGCCCCGGCTGGCAAGGGCCATCAGTCACTGTCGGACGTATGCACAGACGCGATCCCAGGCCTCGCTCCTGCGCGAGGTGGCCACGCGCCAGGGACCGTTCATTCTCGTGCAGGGCGCGCGCCTGGAGCACTGGACGCCCACGCCGTCGGCCACGGCACTGTTGGCGGAATGGTTTTCGCCCTCGGAGCTCGCCGGGGGTCGTCTTCCCGAGGAGTTCCGGGCACGGCTGGCCTCATTGGCCCGGCGCGCGGGCGGTCCCGATGACGGGCCCGAGGTGTGGCTCAAGCAGGGCACGGACAAGGACTTGAGGGTGAGCTTCGAATCCCTGCCCGTGCTGGACTCGGAGCGCGCCTGGCTCCTGCAACTCCAGGAGAAACGGTCCTTCATCCCCCTGCCCGAGAGCTGGCGCGGCAGAATCTCGAACCGAGAGGCGGAGGTGGTATCCCTGGCCTTCCGCTTCTGGGACTACGCGACCATCGCCGAGCATCTGAAGATCAAGGTCAACACGGTGAAGCAGCACATCGAGAGCGCGTGCGACGAGCTGGCGGCGGACAATCTCAAGAAGCTCATGGCACTGGCGCTGAGCGAGGTGTGA